One stretch of Geothermobacter ehrlichii DNA includes these proteins:
- a CDS encoding recombinase family protein, which yields MNVGIWIRVSTEDQARGESPRNHEARARMYAEIKGWQVVEIYDLSEVADKSIDRRIFTDAFSAAERAKGENPG from the coding sequence ATGAACGTAGGCATCTGGATCAGAGTCTCAACCGAAGATCAGGCCCGTGGCGAATCCCCCAGGAACCACGAGGCCCGCGCTCGCATGTATGCCGAGATCAAAGGCTGGCAGGTTGTGGAGATTTACGACTTGTCTGAAGTGGCGGACAAGAGCATCGACCGGCGCATCTTCACGGATGCGTTTTCTGCCGCAGAAAGAGCGAAAGGAGAAAATCCAGGATGA
- a CDS encoding magnesium chelatase subunit ChlI family protein: MAATTGAEPSAAIRARVEAARQIQRQRLEPFGLHTNSQMQARHLKQFCRLDSEGEKLLEMVVDRLGMSARSYARILKVARTIADLAGEESIRQPHLAEAVQYRGLDRKLG, from the coding sequence CTGGCCGCCACCACCGGCGCCGAGCCTTCCGCCGCCATCCGCGCCCGGGTGGAGGCGGCGCGACAGATTCAGCGGCAACGCCTGGAACCCTTCGGCCTGCACACCAACAGCCAGATGCAGGCCCGGCACCTGAAGCAGTTCTGCCGACTGGACAGCGAAGGGGAAAAGCTGCTGGAAATGGTGGTCGACCGGCTGGGGATGTCGGCCCGCAGTTACGCACGCATCCTCAAGGTCGCCCGCACCATCGCCGACCTGGCGGGAGAGGAAAGCATCCGCCAGCCGCACCTGGCCGAGGCGGTGCAGTACCGTGGGCTGGACCGGAAGCTGGGGTAG